Proteins from one Primulina huaijiensis isolate GDHJ02 chromosome 18, ASM1229523v2, whole genome shotgun sequence genomic window:
- the LOC140963781 gene encoding eukaryotic translation initiation factor 5A-4, translated as MSDEEHHFESKADAGASKTYPQQAGTIRKNGYIVIKGRPCKVVEVSTSKTGKHGHAKCHFVAIDIFTSKKLEDIVPSSHNCDVPHVNRTDYQLIDISEDGFVSLLTENGSTKDDLRLPTDDNLLSQIKEGFAEGKDLVVSVMSAMGEEQINALKDIGPK; from the exons ATGTCGGACGAGGAGCATCACTTCGAGTCCAAGGCCGACGCCGGCGCTTCCAAAACCTATCCGCAGCAGGCCGGAACTATTCGTAAGAACGGTTACATTGTCATCAAAGGCCGCCCTTGCAag GTTGTTGAAGTTTCGACTTCCAAAACCGGGAAGCACGGACATGCTAAATGTCACTTTGTTGCAATAGACATTTTCACCTCAAAGAAGCTTGAAGATATTGTCCCCTCTTCCCACAACTGTGAT GTGCCACACGTCAATCGCACCGACTATCAGCTTATTGATATCTCTGAGGATGGATTT GTGAGTTTGCTGACTGAGAATGGCAGTACTAAAGATGACTTGCGGCTTCCGACCGATGATAATCTGCTTTCTCAG ATCAAGGAAGGATTTGCTGAGGGGAAGGACCTGGTTGTGAGTGTTATGTCTGCAATGGGAGAGGAGCAGATCAATGCCCTCAAGGATATCGGACCCAAGTAG